From the Schistocerca piceifrons isolate TAMUIC-IGC-003096 chromosome 2, iqSchPice1.1, whole genome shotgun sequence genome, the window TTCTTTGCAGGTGTGCGAGTTTTATTTGGTGTAGATGCTACAAAATTAACTGAGCACCCAGTATTAAAAAATGAAAGCTTTTCTAAGATCGTGTTTAATTTTCCACATGTTGGAGGTAAAATGAAGATAAATTTAAACAGGGAACTGCTGCGTCAGTTTTCTGTGAGTGCCTGTCACTTACTAGATACAAATGGTCAACTGCTGATATCACTCTGCAAAGGTCAAGGTGGAACCAGTGCTGAAAAAGAAATTCGACGTTGGGATGATACATGGAAAGTTGTTGAAATGGTTGCTGATGGAAATTTGGTTTTGACAGCAGTTGAGCCATTTGATGGAGACAGTTACCCTAACTACAAGAGTGCAGGCTATCGGGGTACAGATAAGAGTTTTCATACTGATGGAGCACTTGTTCACATATTTTGTAAAAGACAACCTCTATTTCCTTCAGTGGAAGTTTCAGTTCTGCAAGAAAGTTTAGAGCAGTGTAGTATTAAAATTCCATCTGGAGAAATATTGTGCCCAAAATATTACTTTCAGAAATATATTCAAACACCTGTAAACAATGTTGCATTGTTTTTCCAAAATAGTTTGAAAACCTTTATTGAACATAGTGAAAAGAGTGTAAGAAGTGTCCAGGAAAGTGAAGTGCCCTTGTTTGATCCAAGATGTTTATCGGATAGTAGTGCAGACAAAGTATTGATATGTCCCTTGCGCCATTCATTGTTGGACATTATTAGTGTTCCGTTGCATCTCTGGTGGATGTGTCATGAAAATTACCTTCTGTACAGTGGGATGGTATTCCATGATTTGGGATCTGACTTCTCACAAGCTCCTGTTTCAAATCAAATAATGCTTTTTGGTTACAATTCACATGATATTTTAAGAGCCTATCTTGAAAATTTACTGCAAAATAATATTGGTGACCATTTTTACTTAAAAGCTTCATCGATTGTGAACAGCAGCCCAGTGTTGCAGTACAAAAGTATGGACTGccctacttttattgaaaatacaaattttgaagtaaaattAACAAACATTTTGTTGCTGTCTAAAGATTGTGAAATTATGAGAGATTCAACGAATACTGTGTTGCAGCACTACACTGTAGATGGATCAATCAAAAATGAAGAAATACACACTGAATTCTGTTTAATGTATCCTGATACACTATCAGAAAtattgtttcatacatcttggagACATTTATATGCCAGTGAAACTTGTTTAAAAGTTGGGTACaaaaacagtcatgtaaaatttaGCAGTCTATATGGCTTAAAATATTCTTTTGATATTTGCTTTTCACAGAGTCCTTTGTATAGCCATAAAAAGCTTTACAGTATTCTTTGGCAACTAGTTGGTGATATTGTAACTGATGTCCAGTTATTAAACACATATGAATCTCCAAAAGGCTGGACTTCACACTGTTTCAGAATAGAATATCAGTCATTTGATAAAGCCTTAAGCAGGAAGAAAGCCATTGATATCCATCAGAATGTAGTTGGTAAAATGTTGTCACATTGTTTACAAGTTACAATACATTAGCATTGTGTTGCTATCAGTAGGTTCTCTTACACTGAGACCCTCTAATGCATAGATTCCCACAGTAGTTTATAAAAAGGATGGCAGATTctaaacgaaaataacttaatgTGTGGGTGAGCAACATTAAATAGCATGAGAATCCACAGAATTTATACGTGAAAAATTCAAGAGCAGGGCAAGAGATATCCTTCAGT encodes:
- the LOC124776940 gene encoding ferredoxin-fold anticodon-binding domain-containing protein 1-like, with the protein product VSVVEENAQQLKGVRVLFGVDATKLTEHPVLKNESFSKIVFNFPHVGGKMKINLNRELLRQFSVSACHLLDTNGQLLISLCKGQGGTSAEKEIRRWDDTWKVVEMVADGNLVLTAVEPFDGDSYPNYKSAGYRGTDKSFHTDGALVHIFCKRQPLFPSVEVSVLQESLEQCSIKIPSGEILCPKYYFQKYIQTPVNNVALFFQNSLKTFIEHSEKSVRSVQESEVPLFDPRCLSDSSADKVLICPLRHSLLDIISVPLHLWWMCHENYLLYSGMVFHDLGSDFSQAPVSNQIMLFGYNSHDILRAYLENLLQNNIGDHFYLKASSIVNSSPVLQYKSMDCPTFIENTNFEVKLTNILLLSKDCEIMRDSTNTVLQHYTVDGSIKNEEIHTEFCLMYPDTLSEILFHTSWRHLYASETCLKVGYKNSHVKFSSLYGLKYSFDICFSQSPLYSHKKLYSILWQLVGDIVTDVQLLNTYESPKGWTSHCFRIEYQSFDKALSRKKAIDIHQNVVGKMLSHCLQVTIH